DNA sequence from the Bremerella cremea genome:
CCGAAATTCGAGCTATCCACGGACTCCGTTACGACCTTGGTCATATTGGTTCGCTGGCAGAAGTCATCTCGCCTCCGTCCGCCGGTATTTCGCCAGAGCAGCTCGACAAACTCTACCAACGTCATCCGGCCAATGTTGTTCGGGTACTCACCAATCGGGAAGAGCCAGGCGACGACAACGGCAACAATCGTTTCACGCGGGCAGCGCGATTTTTGACCAATTGGGAGCGGCAAGGAGTTTTGCAAAAAGAACCAGATCCTGCGATCTACGTCTATCACCAGCAATTTCAGTTCCAGGGCGAAACCGTTACCCGCCGTGGCTTCTTCGCAGGGGCACTCCTGCCGACCGATGATCGAAAAGAAGACTACGACAACATGATGTCGTCGCTCGATCCCAAGAATGGTCATCTCGACTTCTTGGGGATTAAGACCAATCCGCTAGATGTCTTGCAACTACTCCGCGCCACGCATACCAATGTAGAACCGGCGGTTGGCATCTATGCCGACCCCAAACAAAAAGTTCAGCAGATCTTGCAAAACGCCGTGGCAACCATGACGCCCCTGATCGCCAAGGATGAATGCGGCGTGACGCATCGCTTGTGTCCAGTAACCGATCACATGGTGATTGGCGAGGTTCGCGAAGCCATGGCCCACTGCCCTGCCCGCTATACAAACGATCTTCCCCAGGCAATTGCTCAATTGTACCGGCATGAGTTGAAGCAGGTCTCCGACTTACCATCGCATCATCCTGCCCAGTGCGCCCTGACGGCATTCTTCGAGCTAGGCGAACCAGGCTTCACTTGTCGCACCCAGCTACCTCTGTACGTTAACGCACCGCAGATATCGAGCGACCAGTTGATCGAAAAACTAGGATCCCATTTCGATGCGATCCCCTACGATCAAGGAGTCGAAGCGGGAGCGAAGTTGTGGGAAGAGTTGGTTGAAATGTCAGGGCCCGGCAACTTCGGCCTCTACTGCGCCCAGGATGATCAATGGGTGATTGCCTCGCTCACGGAGGAAGGCATCCTCCAAATGGACGAACACTTTTCGGACCGGCCAGCAGCTTGGCGTTATTTAGACAGTTCGATTCTCGAATGGCTGGTCATGCTTGAACTCTTAGAGACGGCAGAACCTCGGAGTACCCATGTCGAGGATGTCGACTCGCTACTGTTACGAATCCGTTCAGAGGATTTCCCCGAATACACGATGGCTGCCCTCGTTTTGCCAACCGATCCCAAACAGCTTGAGCCCTTGTGGCAGGCCGGCAATCCAATCCAAGAGAAGCTGTTGACCGATCCTCAGCCAGTTTGCGGCCTGGTGTTCAACCCTCTTAAGTAATTGGTTTGTCGCTGGCTACCTCCTGGGCGGACTTGTTCAGGCGGACAATTTTCCAAGTCACAATGGCAACGACACCGGCAATGTACGTCAACACACCTCCAATCAGGCCGTACAGATAACCTCCCATCACATCCCATGCACTTACATCGCCTGGCATGGTTGCCTTGGCATAGGCGACTATCGCCTCGGCAATCACAAACATGGCGAACACTCCCAGGCCGCCAAGGGGAATCAACTGGAGAAAAGCAACGACCATCGTTCCCCATTGATCCAGGGCATCGCTTGGACCGGTGAGAAGACGGCGACGGCAATCGACGTAGGAATTGATCAGGCCTGGTAAAACGATCAATAGTCCGACCACCATCCCTAACACGGGCGTCAGCCAGCCGAGCACGAAACATCCTACAGCCAGAAAAATGGTGCAGATCCAGTACACCTGCCAAGTCCCATGGTCATCGAAAGTAGCTTTCTTTATTCGCGGCGATTCAAAAGGGTTCTCGTTATGCATTATCCGTCTCGATACATGATGGCCAACTTAGCTGATTCTAGTTGAAGCTCCCAACATGTTTCACGTGAAACGGTGCTGCCTCGTCTAAAAAAAGAATTCGCCGTGACTTTACTGGTTTTGTAAACTAGGTGTTTCACGTGAAACATAACCTCCCTGGGCTTCCGATGCAGGTCACACAGCCACCCTCGCTGTTACGGGCAACTCAAACCTACACCGGTATCTTGGCAATCGGTATCGCTTGGCTGATTTACGAGGCTGTTGCCAAACGCAGTGAACTTGCCTGGGTAGGCTGCTTTGTATTGCTTGGCCTGGTTGCCCTACAGCAATCCGGAACCTTTGGCAGGAACCAATTCGCTACGATACTTTCCGGGGCCGTTCAGTTTGCCGTTGCGATGATGGGCGGGCTCGTTCTATGTGTAAGTATCTTGTTTCTGTTCGTCTGGCTGCCAGCCACGGTTCTAGTGGTCGGCTCACTGATCGTTGTTTCCCTCTTCTATTGGATGGCCTGGCAGAATTGGATCTGGTTGCAACAGCTTCGTGGAATTCATGAAACTCAACTCAGCATGCCACGGACGCTGACCATCTATCAGTTGATGATCGTGACGGCCGCCGTCGCCGCAATTTGTGGTTTGGCCAGCCTGGTGCAACTCGGTCTGCAAGAAGGTCACTGACATCCGCTGACCTGAAGCCTGTTGAAGCCATCGGTGGCCCCTCAGCATTCTAGGATTGGCCAACTCTCGTCCCCTGCCAGGTTCTCTGGAGTCAGCGAAGCAAGGTCTACTCCTCTGCCCAGGCACCTCCTGAACGGAAACGCACACGGGATGAAAATGTCAAAATAGGTGTTTCACGTGAAACAAGTTGGATTAAAGCGAATGTTTCACGTGAAACATGGCTGTCAAAAGCCAAAGTGCCGTTTCCTTGTTTTTGGGTTCGCGGCTAAAATCCGCCCCTCGAAAAAGGATTTTCGATCATCATCGCACTGAGGCACCATGGCTCGCATCCTATGTATCGCCAACCAAAAGGGAGGCGTCGGCAAGACCACCACGGCCATTAACCTGGCCGCCGGTTTGGCCATGGCCGAGATGCGCACGCTGCTGGTTGACCTTGACCCTCAGTGCAATGCCACAACCGGGATTGGCCTTCAGCCGACCGACCGGCACCCGTTGGTCTCGGACCGGCCACTGGCCGAGTCTATTCTCGAAACAGCGACCGAGAACTTATTCCTGGTTCCCGGTAGTCGCAGCTTCGAGGATGTCGAACGATTGGCCGGGGGAGAGAAGTCGACCTCTGCGGTTCTGCAAGGGCATCTCGAATCTGGGATGAACCAGTACGACTATGTCCTGATTGATTGCCCGCCATCTGTGGGCGCGATCACGCAGACAGCCTTAGCTGCCTCTACCGAAGTGCTCATGCCGATCCAGGCTGAGTACTTTGCCATGGAAGGTCTCACGCAGATGATCCGTGTGATTCGCGATGTCATGCGACGCCCGCCTGGCAAGCTCGAGTTCGGTGGCATCGTATTAACCATGTACGATCCAACCCTCGAACTAACTCATGAAGTCGAACAAGAGGTCCGTGAGTTCTTCGGGGATATTGTTTTCGATACGGTGGTCCCGCGCGACCACTGGGTTTCCGAGGCACCCAGCTTCGGGCAATCAGTAATTACCCACGCACCTCGCAGTCGCGGGGCACGTGCTCATATGGAATTATGCATGGAGGTTTTAGATCGTGACTAGACAAAAGCGATTGGGGCGTGGTTTGGCAGCCTTGTTGGGTGATCCCACCGATCAGGCAGCCGAAGTGGAATTGCGAGAAGAAGGTGCGGAGACCGTTCCGTTCCAACCTCGTCTGGTTGAATCGGACTTCACCGAAGAAGCCATCCATAAGACCGATTCCTCACGGATCGCACTCGATCAGATCGATCGCAATCCCTACCAACCTCGACACAACTTCGATGATGCCGAGATCGCTTCGCTGGCCGAAAGCCTGAAGCAGCACGATATCCTCCAACCGATTGTCGTGCGTCAAATTGGTGATCGCTTTCAGCTGATCAGTGGTGAACGCCGGTTGCGAGCCGCTGGTCTGGCTGGCTGGGACTCGATTCCTGCTTTGGTGCGTGAAGCCGATGATCGCCTGGTTGCGGAACTGGCCATCGTAGAAAATCTGCAACGTCAGGATCTCAATCCCCTCGAAAAAGCGATTAGCTTCCAGCGTTACCTAGAACAGCACAACGCCACCCAAGGGGAACTTGCCGACCGGATTAAAGTCGATCGCAGCACGATCGCCAACTTGGTTCGTCTGCTCGACCTACCTGACGCAGTGAAGTCATCCGTTCATAGTGGTGAACTTTCCCAGGGACACGCCCGGGCATTGTTGCCCCTGGGCGACGAAGCGATTCAATGCGAGTTTGCAACACGAATCATTCGCGACGGCTGGAGCGTTCGCTCAAC
Encoded proteins:
- a CDS encoding DUF1015 family protein, producing MPEIRAIHGLRYDLGHIGSLAEVISPPSAGISPEQLDKLYQRHPANVVRVLTNREEPGDDNGNNRFTRAARFLTNWERQGVLQKEPDPAIYVYHQQFQFQGETVTRRGFFAGALLPTDDRKEDYDNMMSSLDPKNGHLDFLGIKTNPLDVLQLLRATHTNVEPAVGIYADPKQKVQQILQNAVATMTPLIAKDECGVTHRLCPVTDHMVIGEVREAMAHCPARYTNDLPQAIAQLYRHELKQVSDLPSHHPAQCALTAFFELGEPGFTCRTQLPLYVNAPQISSDQLIEKLGSHFDAIPYDQGVEAGAKLWEELVEMSGPGNFGLYCAQDDQWVIASLTEEGILQMDEHFSDRPAAWRYLDSSILEWLVMLELLETAEPRSTHVEDVDSLLLRIRSEDFPEYTMAALVLPTDPKQLEPLWQAGNPIQEKLLTDPQPVCGLVFNPLK
- a CDS encoding ParA family protein encodes the protein MARILCIANQKGGVGKTTTAINLAAGLAMAEMRTLLVDLDPQCNATTGIGLQPTDRHPLVSDRPLAESILETATENLFLVPGSRSFEDVERLAGGEKSTSAVLQGHLESGMNQYDYVLIDCPPSVGAITQTALAASTEVLMPIQAEYFAMEGLTQMIRVIRDVMRRPPGKLEFGGIVLTMYDPTLELTHEVEQEVREFFGDIVFDTVVPRDHWVSEAPSFGQSVITHAPRSRGARAHMELCMEVLDRD
- a CDS encoding ParB/RepB/Spo0J family partition protein; the encoded protein is MTRQKRLGRGLAALLGDPTDQAAEVELREEGAETVPFQPRLVESDFTEEAIHKTDSSRIALDQIDRNPYQPRHNFDDAEIASLAESLKQHDILQPIVVRQIGDRFQLISGERRLRAAGLAGWDSIPALVREADDRLVAELAIVENLQRQDLNPLEKAISFQRYLEQHNATQGELADRIKVDRSTIANLVRLLDLPDAVKSSVHSGELSQGHARALLPLGDEAIQCEFATRIIRDGWSVRSTEQAVQDFLNGEESPESPAPAKKGARTKSKQVISLEEDLRMALGTKVDIKQATKGGKIVIHFKNADEFDRLNEYLLADAEADRRAA